A single window of Falco rusticolus isolate bFalRus1 chromosome 6, bFalRus1.pri, whole genome shotgun sequence DNA harbors:
- the ACTR2 gene encoding actin-related protein 2: MDTLGRKVVVCDNGHRGESRRDPPCRREKFVKCGYAGSNFPEHIFPALVGRPIIRSTAKVGNIEIKDLMVGDEASELRSMLEVNYPMENGIVRNWDDMKHLWDYTFGPEKLNIDTKNCKILLTEPPMNPTKNREKIVEVMFETYQFSGVYVAIQAVLTLYAQGLLTGVVVDSGDGVTHICPVYEGFSLPHLTRRLDIAGRDITRYLIKLLLLRGYAFNHSADFETVRMIKEKLCYVGYNIEQEQKLALETTVLVESYTLPDGRIIKVGGERFEAPEALFQPHLINVEGVGVAELLFNTIQAADIDTRSEFYKHIVLSGGSTMYPGLPSRLERELKQLYLERVLKGDVEKLSKFKIRIEDPPRRKHMVFLGGAVLADIMKDKDNFWMTRQEYQEKGVRVLEKLGVTVR, encoded by the exons tttGTGAAATGTGGCTATGCAGGCTCAAATTTTCCAGAGcacatttttccagctttggTTGGAAGACCCATTATAAGATCAACTGCAAAAGTGGGAAACATTGAAAtcaag GATCTCATGGTTGGTGATGAAGCAAGTGAATTACGCTCGATGCTGGAAGTAAATTATCCAATGGAGAATGGCATAGTTCGGAACTGGGATGATATGAAGCACCTCTGGGATTACACGTTTGGACCAGAAAAACTTAATATCGACacaaaaaattgtaaaatactGCTCACAGAACCTCCCATGAATCCAACTAAAAACAGGGAGAAGATAGTGGAG GTTATGTTTGAGACATACCAGTTTTCTGGGGTGTATGTAGCCATTCAGGCTGTTCTTACTTTGTATGCTCAAG GCTTGTTGACTGGTGTTGTTGTGGACTCTGGAGATGGCGTAACTCATATTTGCCCAGTTTATGAAGGCTTCTCTCTCCCTCATCTCACCAGGCGGTTAGATATCGCTGGGAGGGACATCACTAGGTACCTCATTAAG CTCCTCTTGCTGCGAGGGTATGCTTTCAACCACTCTGCTGATTTCGAGACTGTTCGCATGATCAAGGAAAAGCTATGTTATGTGGGCTACAACATTGAACAGGAACAGAAACTGGCGTTAGAGACCACAGTACTAGTTGAATCCTACACG CTCCCAGATGGCAGGATTATCAAAGTCGGTGGAGAACGGTTTGAGGCACCGGAGGCTCTCTTCCAGCCTCACTTAATCAATGTCGAGGGGGTTGGTGTGGCTGAATTGCTGTTCAACACCATCCAGGCTGCTGACATAGACACCAG atctGAATTCTACAAGCACATTGTGCTGTCCGGAGGGTCCACCATGTACCCCGGGCTGCCTTCGCGACTGGAGCGGGAACTTAAACAGCTCTACCTGGAGCGAGTGCTGAAAGGAGATGTGGAGAAGCTTTCG AAATTTAAAATCCGAATTGAAGATCCACCTCGTCGAAAGCACATGGTGTTTTTGGGTGGTGCAGTTCTAGCGGACATCATGAAAGACAAAGACAACTTCTGGATGACCCGACAAGAATACCAAGAAAAGGGAGTGCGTGTGCTGGAGAAGCTTGGTGTGACTGTTCGATAA